The Faecalibacterium sp. I3-3-89 sequence GCCTCGGCCTCATAGGCGGCGCGGCGGGTGGCGGCATTGGTGCTCTCCTTGTAGGGGCCGAGCTGGGGGATGGTAAGCTGTCGGCCGTCGAACTCCACCAGCGCACCGCCGTAGATCTGCTGATAGGTGCTGACGAGGGCGTTGTACTCCTGCTGCAGCGCTACGGTGCGCTCGTCCATGCCGAGCACAGCGTTCTTCATGCCAGCCACGCAGGTGGAGCCGAAGGCCTCCGTCAGGGCATCTACATGGGGGTTGGCAAGGAAAGCGCGGCTGATCTCGACGCTGGCGTTGGACACAGCCGGGCCGTTGGCGTCAAAGAAATCCTGTTCGGCCTTCCAGTAGGTGTCGCGGGTGTCGCAGGTGTAGTGGATATTGGCGAGGTTCGCAGCGGTAGTGTAGTCGGCAAAAGCGCGGCTCTGCTCGTAATAGGTCTCCACAAGGGCCTCGCCGCTGTCGGCGGCTGCGGCTTTTGCCGTCAGCTCCTTGCAGCGGGCCAGCAGTGCGTCGATGTCGGGGCGGGTATAGGTCATCTCACTGAATTTCATCGAGAAAATCCTTTCCGGGACAGGAAAGTCCCTTTCAATAGTAAGTCCATCTTATCACGTTTGGGCCGAAAAAGAAAGGCTTTGGACATATGTGATAAATTCAAAGGCTTTGTTTTAGTAAACCTGTTGCATCCCATGATTGAAACCGAGCGAAAAAAGGCATATAATAACAGTATCAACAGAGTAAGGCCATGTGCGTCAAGTGCCGCATCAACGGGGAGTTGTGCTGCGGACGAAGGGAGACCCGCGGTGCATGGCCTGCATCCCGCTGCTGCATGGACTTGGGTGCGGGCGATGCTGTCTGCACGGCGTCGCTCGGAAGTGAAGTTTGTTGAACTCACGCCCTCCTTTGTGCGGTTTGTCACAGGGGAGGGCGTTTCATTCTGCCCTCCCGCGAGTTCCTGAAAAACAGGAGGACAGTTGATATGAACAACCATTCGAAGATCTCCGTGCGCACCCTGACGGCGATGGCCCTGCTCATTGCCATGAGCATCGTCTTTTCCTGGGTGCTGAGCATCTCTACCGGCTTTGTCCGGTTCAACCTCGGCAGCCTGCCGGTGCTGCTGGCGGGTATCCTTTTTGGGCCGTGGGCGGGCTTCGTCGTGGGCATGGTGGCCGACATCATCGGCGGCGTGCTGGCGGGCTATGCCATCAATCCGCTCATCACGCTGGGCGCGGCTTCCATCGGCCTTGTAGGGGGCTTGGGCTGGCAGAAGCTTTCGAATCTGCGCACCGGCAACCGGCTGTGGTGCAGCGTGCTTGCAGCCCACTTCGTCGGCTCCATGGTCATCAATTCGCTGGCGCTCCACATCTTCTACGGCTATGCGTGGGCGGTGCTGGTGGCCCGCATCCCGAATGCGCTGGTGCTCACCGCAGTGAATACGGTGTTGCTGCGCATTTTGCTTGAGAATCGGGCGCTGATGGCGGTGGCGAAGCGGTAAGGGCTTGCGCAGTATTTTTAAGCAGGCTTGCGCGCTGGTGGCGCGGGGTTAGAGCGCTGTTGCAGTAGGGCCAGTTTTTTAAGCAGGTTCTCGCGCTGGTAGCGCGGGGGATGTTTTTTCTTTCGGTCAAATGGCTTGCGCTCCGCGCGGGCCAGAGGCAGGGAGGGGTGTTTCGACTCCCCCCTCCCTACCTCTGGACTCCACTCTCCCCGCAACGAGTTAAGGGCTGCTCGCCCTTAACAAACCCAAAGAAGAAGTCGAAGCCCAAAAATGCTAGCCGCTGCGCTAAGACGGGTTGCGGTGCCCAGCGTCCACTTCGTGCCTTGAGCGGCACTCGTGTCCTGCTGACCGCGGCCCCAACAGCTCCTCCCTGTATCCGCCGCAGGCGGCGGTCGTCGCTGTTGCGCATTTTTTTGTGCTTCTCCTATTTACGGCTCCGCCGATGATTTCACCTTTCTACTGAACTTCACGTCTTGCAAAAGCGTAACACCAGCTGCGAAGCAGTAAGTCGGAGAAACGAGAAAAAAGCGTTTAGCGAAGCGGCTAGCTTTTTTCCGTTTCGACCTCTCCTTCGGGGTCTGAAAGGGGCGAGCAGCCCCTTTCTCGTGGATCCAGCGCGTCGAAATCGCTGGTGCTTTTCTGGTTCTCTTTTGGCACGCAAAAGAGAACATTAGCCTTAATGAAAAAGCGATTTGCCCCGCGCTACCAGCGCGAGAACCTGCTTAAAGAAAACCAAGCCCTACTGCAACATCGCTCTAATCCCGCGCACAGGCGCGCAATGCCGCTTCCCAAAAAATAAAACCAACAAACGAGGCGTTTTTTCATGAATTACGAATCCGCTTTGGAATATATCCACGCAGTCCAGTGGGCCGGCCACAAGCCGGGCCTGAGCCGCACCCGCACGCTGCTGGCGGCGCTGGGCGACCCCCACAAAAAGCTCCGCTTCGTCCATGTGGCGGGCACCAATGGCAAGGGCAGCACCGCCGCCATGCTGGCGTCCTGCCTTCATGCGGCGGGATACCGGGTCGGGCTTTACACCTCCCCCTTCATCAATCGCTTCAACGAACGCATTCAGGTGGACGGCGAGCAGATCCCGGATGACGCTCTGGTGCGTCTGGTGGAGCGCGTCCGCCCGGCGGCGGAAGCCATGAGCGATGTACCCACCGAGTTTGAGATCATCACTGCGCTGGGGATGCTCTGGTTCGCCGAGGAAAAATGCGACATCGTAGTGCTGGAAGTGGGCCTCGGCGGTACGCTGGACTCCACCAACGTCATCGACCCGCCCGAGTGTGCGGTCATCACGGCGCTGGGTATGGATCATGTGAAGGAGCTTGGCCCCACCCTTGCAGACATCGCCGCCGCCAAGGCCGGCATCATCAAGCCGGGCAGTCCGGTGGTGAGCTACGGCGGTGTGCCGGAGGCGGACGCCGTCATCGCCCGGACGGCGGAAGAAAAGCACGCCCCCCTCACGGTGGTGGACTTCTCCCGCCTGAACGTGGAGGGCGGAAGCCTCGACGCCGTTGCCTTCGACTTCGACGGACTGGACGGCATCCGGCTGCCGCTCATTGGCAGCTATCAGCCAAAGAATGCCGCCCTCGCCATCACGGCCCTCCGGGTGCTGCGGGGCAGGGGCTGGAACATCCCCGACAGCGCCATCCGCACCGGCCTCGAGCAGGTGAGCTGGCCGGGCCGCTTTGAGCTGCTGCGGCACGCGCCCGCCTTCCTGCTGGATGGCAGCCACAACGCCCACGGGATGCGGGCTACCGTCCAGAGCCTCCGGGACCGCTTCCCGGGGCAGAAGTTTGTCTTCCTGCTCAGCATCATGGCCGACAAGGATGTGGACGAGATGCTGGCGCTGCTGCTGCCGCTGGCAGAGCAGTTCGTCACCGTCGCGGCCCACACCCCCCGGGCCATGCCTGCCGAGACGTTGGCTGAGCACATCCGCGCCCGGGGCGGCAGGGCGGAAGCGGCTGCGGACATCCCCGCCGGGGTCGCCCGCGCCGTCGAGCTGGGCGGGGACGGCCCGGTCTGCGCCCTCGGCACCCTCTACTTTTCCGGCGACGTCCGGCAGGCGTTCGCCCGGCTGACGGCAGAATAAATAAAAGAAAAGCGATGACCCAGTGCAGATGGGCCATCGCTTTTTTGCCCTTTCGGGCAAGCAGGGTAAATGATAAGAAGGTAAATGAAGAAAATAGCAAAAATAAGAAGGTGAAAACAGAAAGAAAAACAAGGGCAGCGGGAGGTATGTATCCAACATCCTGCCTTTGTTGGATACAACAATAACACGATTGCAGAGAAATTGCAAGGCTTTTTCCGAAAAAAATCCACAAAATGGGCTGGATGTTGTACTTTTGGCACAACGCACAAATCCTGATGGCACTTCACCGGCAATTTGACGAAGCGGGATGTTCCAAAGCGGAACACCATAAATTCTCATAAGCCGCCCTTCGGCTCTTGCACGGCTGGACGGGCTGTGCTAAGATGATAACGTAAAATGAGAAGTCTGCGCCAAGAAGCGCATCGGATGTGATATTGCAGATGACCAAAGGAGAATATAGATGGTAAAAGACGTATCGAACGGCGGCCCAAAGCCCCTTTTTAGCGGGCGGGAACCGCTGTTTTCCCAGAAAGACCTGCTGCGGCTGGCGGGGCCGCTGCTCATCGAGCAGTTCCTTGCCGTGACCGTCGGCATGGCCGACACCATGATGGTCTCCCGCTGCGGCGAGGCGG is a genomic window containing:
- a CDS encoding folate family ECF transporter S component, with translation MNNHSKISVRTLTAMALLIAMSIVFSWVLSISTGFVRFNLGSLPVLLAGILFGPWAGFVVGMVADIIGGVLAGYAINPLITLGAASIGLVGGLGWQKLSNLRTGNRLWCSVLAAHFVGSMVINSLALHIFYGYAWAVLVARIPNALVLTAVNTVLLRILLENRALMAVAKR
- a CDS encoding bifunctional folylpolyglutamate synthase/dihydrofolate synthase — translated: MNYESALEYIHAVQWAGHKPGLSRTRTLLAALGDPHKKLRFVHVAGTNGKGSTAAMLASCLHAAGYRVGLYTSPFINRFNERIQVDGEQIPDDALVRLVERVRPAAEAMSDVPTEFEIITALGMLWFAEEKCDIVVLEVGLGGTLDSTNVIDPPECAVITALGMDHVKELGPTLADIAAAKAGIIKPGSPVVSYGGVPEADAVIARTAEEKHAPLTVVDFSRLNVEGGSLDAVAFDFDGLDGIRLPLIGSYQPKNAALAITALRVLRGRGWNIPDSAIRTGLEQVSWPGRFELLRHAPAFLLDGSHNAHGMRATVQSLRDRFPGQKFVFLLSIMADKDVDEMLALLLPLAEQFVTVAAHTPRAMPAETLAEHIRARGGRAEAAADIPAGVARAVELGGDGPVCALGTLYFSGDVRQAFARLTAE